One part of the Mycolicibacterium aromaticivorans JS19b1 = JCM 16368 genome encodes these proteins:
- a CDS encoding SRPBCC family protein, whose product MPLVSKTVEVNADADTILRIVADFETYPEWNPEAKAVYVLARYDDGRPSQLRLDMEIQGQSGTFIQAVYYPGEGQIQTVLQQGEVFTKQDQLFSVVAMGPSSLLTVDLEVEVSLPVPAVMVKKLINDVLEHLADNLKTRAEQLSASS is encoded by the coding sequence ATGCCGCTCGTCAGCAAGACCGTTGAAGTCAACGCCGATGCCGACACGATCCTCCGGATAGTCGCCGACTTCGAGACCTATCCGGAATGGAATCCCGAGGCCAAGGCCGTCTACGTCCTGGCCCGCTATGACGATGGCCGGCCCAGCCAGCTGCGGCTCGACATGGAGATCCAGGGCCAGTCGGGCACCTTCATCCAGGCCGTGTACTACCCCGGCGAAGGCCAGATCCAGACGGTGCTGCAGCAGGGCGAGGTGTTCACCAAGCAGGATCAGCTGTTCTCGGTGGTCGCGATGGGGCCGTCGAGCCTGCTGACCGTCGACCTGGAGGTCGAGGTGTCTCTACCGGTACCTGCCGTGATGGTCAAAAAGCTGATCAACGACGTGCTCGAGCACCTGGCCGACAATCTCAAGACCCGCGCCGAGCAGCTGTCTGCGAGCTCGTAG
- a CDS encoding low temperature requirement protein A, with protein sequence MPAGLRAMLARDPDEPHRAASSLELLFDLVFVVAVSQSSGALHHLWEEQHFASGIAAYAMVFFAIFNAWMNFTWFASAYDTDDWLYRLTVFVQMAGALVIAAGAQSAMLSNDFGAIVAGYVIMRVATAAQWIRAAISDPHYRGTCVRYAIGIVVAQVLWVSWWFLHGPVWLFPVLAMADLSVALIAERYQATAYHHHHIAERYGLFTLIVLGESILAAANSIIGGLSNDDARVGLIGVAVCSLAIVASMWWIYFDRPQHHQTATRRRSFYWGYLHYFIFASAAAFSAGVEVIVAEHLGEGHLPHTVAGLTLTVPLAVFLLMTWLVLDAGRRDVIQSVGVVLLTVAMLAAALLAEPTIAAALIMVAAAALVSWRHAADKLAHL encoded by the coding sequence TTGCCGGCCGGCCTGCGGGCGATGCTCGCCCGCGACCCCGATGAACCGCACCGCGCGGCCAGCTCCCTGGAGCTTCTCTTCGACCTCGTCTTCGTGGTCGCCGTGTCCCAGTCTTCCGGTGCGCTGCACCATCTTTGGGAGGAACAGCACTTCGCCTCAGGTATAGCGGCCTATGCGATGGTGTTTTTCGCGATCTTCAACGCCTGGATGAACTTCACCTGGTTCGCCAGTGCCTACGACACCGACGACTGGCTCTACCGGCTGACCGTGTTCGTGCAAATGGCCGGCGCCCTGGTGATCGCCGCGGGCGCGCAGAGCGCGATGCTGTCCAACGATTTCGGGGCCATCGTCGCCGGGTACGTGATCATGCGGGTGGCCACAGCGGCGCAGTGGATCCGGGCGGCGATCAGCGATCCGCACTACCGCGGCACCTGCGTGCGGTACGCGATCGGCATCGTCGTCGCGCAAGTGCTGTGGGTGTCCTGGTGGTTCCTGCACGGCCCGGTCTGGTTGTTCCCGGTGCTGGCGATGGCCGACCTGTCGGTGGCGCTGATCGCCGAGCGGTACCAGGCGACGGCCTACCACCACCATCACATCGCCGAACGATACGGCCTGTTCACCCTGATCGTTCTCGGCGAATCGATTCTGGCAGCGGCCAATTCGATCATCGGCGGACTGTCGAACGACGACGCCCGCGTCGGACTGATCGGGGTTGCGGTCTGCTCACTGGCGATCGTGGCCTCGATGTGGTGGATCTATTTCGACCGTCCGCAGCACCACCAGACCGCGACCAGGCGCCGCTCGTTCTACTGGGGCTACCTGCACTACTTCATCTTCGCCTCGGCAGCGGCGTTCTCGGCCGGGGTGGAGGTCATCGTCGCCGAACATCTCGGTGAGGGCCACTTGCCCCACACGGTCGCCGGGCTGACGTTGACCGTCCCACTGGCGGTGTTCCTGCTGATGACGTGGCTGGTGCTCGACGCGGGACGCCGCGACGTGATCCAGTCCGTCGGCGTGGTGCTGCTGACCGTCGCGATGCTGGCCGCGGCGCTGCTGGCTGAGCCCACGATCGCTGCGGCCCTGATCATGGTCGCGGCGGCGGCGCTGGTCAGCTGGCGGCACGCGGCCGATAAGCTTGCGCACTTGTGA
- a CDS encoding TetR/AcrR family transcriptional regulator, with amino-acid sequence MASENGMTRREELLAVATKLFAARGYHGTRMDDVADVVGLNKATVYHYYASKSLILFDIYRRAAENTLEAVHDDPSWTAREALYQYTVRLLTNIAENPEGAAVYFQEAPYITEWFTEEQVAEVREKETQVYEHVHGLIDRGIASGEFFECDTHVVALGYIGMTLGAYRWLRPDGRRTAKEIAAEFSTALLRGLIRDETVRVESPLGMPDVAGAAKKAPA; translated from the coding sequence ATGGCATCCGAGAACGGGATGACCCGGCGCGAAGAGCTGCTGGCCGTCGCCACCAAGCTCTTCGCCGCGCGCGGCTATCACGGAACCAGGATGGATGACGTCGCCGATGTCGTCGGCCTGAACAAGGCGACGGTCTACCACTACTACGCCAGCAAGTCGCTGATCCTGTTCGACATCTACCGCCGTGCTGCCGAGAACACCCTGGAAGCCGTGCACGACGATCCGTCCTGGACCGCCCGCGAAGCGCTCTACCAATACACCGTGCGGCTGTTGACGAACATCGCCGAGAACCCCGAGGGCGCGGCGGTGTACTTCCAGGAGGCGCCCTACATCACCGAGTGGTTCACCGAGGAGCAGGTCGCCGAGGTCCGGGAGAAGGAAACCCAGGTCTACGAGCACGTGCACGGCCTGATTGATCGCGGCATCGCCAGCGGCGAGTTCTTCGAGTGCGATACGCACGTGGTGGCGCTCGGCTACATCGGCATGACGCTGGGCGCCTACCGGTGGCTGCGACCGGACGGCCGGCGCACGGCCAAGGAGATCGCCGCCGAATTCAGTACCGCGTTGCTGCGCGGGCTGATTCGGGACGAGACGGTGCGGGTGGAATCCCCGCTGGGCATGCCCGACGTGGCGGGCGCGGCCAAGAAGGCGCCCGCCTGA
- a CDS encoding acyl-CoA thioesterase, protein MSDWTTTAGRPHEMRLRLDSYPVIGAVEARYGDMDANAHLNNLALEAMHENARATMNRSLFPDIYDVTTRRLRLVTSQNAVHFLAEAHWPGTIQTGAGVGRVGRTSFVASTGLFVDGRCVGVCDTVLVLLGDDGPVPIPDHALAALETVRLKSPQA, encoded by the coding sequence GTGAGCGACTGGACAACGACCGCGGGCCGCCCGCATGAGATGCGGCTGCGGCTGGACTCCTACCCCGTCATCGGCGCCGTCGAGGCGCGTTACGGCGACATGGATGCCAACGCCCACCTCAACAACCTGGCGCTGGAGGCGATGCACGAGAACGCCCGGGCGACCATGAACCGCAGCCTGTTTCCCGACATCTACGACGTGACCACCCGACGACTGCGCCTGGTCACCTCGCAGAACGCCGTGCACTTCCTCGCCGAGGCGCACTGGCCGGGAACCATCCAGACCGGCGCCGGGGTCGGACGGGTCGGGCGCACCTCGTTCGTCGCGTCGACCGGATTGTTCGTCGACGGTCGTTGCGTCGGAGTGTGTGACACCGTGCTGGTGCTGCTCGGCGACGACGGACCGGTGCCGATTCCCGACCACGCGCTGGCCGCGCTGGAGACCGTGCGCCTGAAGTCGCCGCAGGCGTAG
- a CDS encoding GntR family transcriptional regulator — protein sequence MNAPASTRAGNRRGSRRSQLSDEVAAHLREAIMTGVLRPGTFIRLDETAARLEVSITPVREALLTLRGEGMVALEPRRGYVVQPLSRQDIADIYWLQATIAKELVSSAADRLTDEQVDELERANEALEAAVAEGDPATVGAAEFAFHRLLNRGAGRIKLAWFLLHAARYMPPQIYVTDPTWGAAAVETHRRLIDALRRRDKATLEELSATEFNDGVHRLLEQLERNGMWR from the coding sequence GTGAACGCACCGGCTTCCACACGGGCCGGCAACCGCCGGGGAAGCCGTCGGTCACAACTGTCCGACGAGGTCGCCGCCCACCTTCGCGAGGCGATCATGACCGGCGTCCTGCGGCCCGGGACGTTCATCCGGCTCGACGAGACCGCCGCTCGGCTCGAGGTCAGCATCACCCCGGTGCGGGAGGCGCTGCTGACCCTGCGCGGCGAGGGCATGGTCGCACTCGAGCCACGGCGCGGCTACGTGGTGCAGCCGCTGAGCCGCCAGGACATCGCCGACATCTACTGGTTGCAGGCGACCATCGCCAAGGAACTGGTGAGCAGTGCCGCCGACCGGCTGACCGACGAACAGGTCGACGAGCTCGAACGCGCCAACGAGGCATTGGAGGCAGCGGTGGCCGAGGGCGATCCGGCCACCGTGGGTGCTGCCGAGTTCGCCTTCCACCGACTGCTCAACCGCGGGGCGGGCCGGATCAAACTGGCCTGGTTCCTGCTGCACGCCGCGCGGTATATGCCGCCGCAGATCTACGTAACGGACCCGACCTGGGGAGCTGCCGCGGTGGAGACCCATCGCCGGCTGATCGACGCGCTACGGCGACGCGACAAGGCCACCCTCGAAGAGCTGTCCGCGACGGAGTTCAACGACGGCGTGCACCGGCTGCTGGAACAGCTCGAGCGCAACGGGATGTGGCGTTAG
- a CDS encoding general stress protein CsbD codes for MSDAKDTAKDAAGGIIEDLKGKAKEVVGSVTGRDDLVREGKAQQDKAASMREAAAKEAEAEKARAQARVHEARQQAER; via the coding sequence ATGTCAGATGCAAAGGACACCGCCAAGGACGCTGCCGGCGGGATCATCGAGGACCTCAAAGGCAAGGCCAAAGAGGTCGTCGGCTCGGTGACCGGACGCGACGATCTGGTGCGGGAGGGCAAGGCCCAGCAGGACAAGGCCGCGTCGATGCGGGAAGCGGCCGCCAAGGAGGCCGAGGCCGAGAAGGCCCGGGCGCAAGCCAGGGTGCACGAGGCGCGCCAGCAGGCCGAGCGGTAG